The Pseudomonadota bacterium genome includes a region encoding these proteins:
- the ctaD gene encoding cytochrome c oxidase subunit I, producing the protein MSADNSVDVHVDDHGHDDHDHHGPAKGWTRWLYTTNHKDIGTLYLWFSLIMFFIGGAMALVVRLELFQPGMQFVDPGFFNSMTTMHAIVMIFGGVMPAFVGLANWMIPMMIGGPDMALPRMNNWSFWIMPFAMIIFLSTLFMESGGPSAGWTMYAPLSLQGGDSLAFVIFSIHFMGISSVMGSINIVATIFNMRAPGMTLMKMPLFVWTWLITAYLLIAVIPVFAGAVTMLLTDRYFGTSFFNAAGGGDPVMYQHIFWFFGHPEVYILILPAFGVISQIIPTFARKPLFGYSSMVYATASIAFLSFIVWAHHMFTVGMPLAGNLFFMFATMMIAVPTGVKVFNWIATMWRGSMTFETPMLFALGFVVMFTFGGFSGLMMAITPVDVQYHDTYFIVAHFHYVLVPGAIYAIIGAVYYWIPKWTGNMYDETLGKWHFWLSTVFVNLLFFPMHFVGLAGMPRRIPDYNLQFADLNAIASIGAFGFGFSQLLLLYICIKCVKGGEKATDQVWEGAEGLEWTVPSPAPYHTFETPPPIK; encoded by the coding sequence ATGAGTGCTGATAACAGCGTCGACGTACACGTGGATGACCACGGCCACGATGATCACGATCATCACGGCCCAGCGAAAGGTTGGACGCGCTGGCTCTACACCACGAACCACAAAGACATCGGGACCCTGTACTTGTGGTTCTCGTTGATCATGTTCTTCATCGGCGGCGCCATGGCGCTCGTCGTGCGCCTGGAACTGTTCCAGCCGGGTATGCAGTTTGTTGATCCGGGCTTCTTCAACTCCATGACCACCATGCACGCTATCGTCATGATTTTCGGCGGTGTCATGCCTGCGTTTGTCGGCCTGGCGAACTGGATGATCCCGATGATGATCGGTGGGCCGGACATGGCCTTGCCGCGCATGAACAACTGGTCGTTCTGGATCATGCCGTTTGCGATGATCATCTTCCTCTCGACCTTGTTCATGGAAAGCGGTGGGCCCTCGGCCGGGTGGACCATGTACGCTCCGCTGTCTTTGCAAGGTGGAGACAGTCTGGCCTTCGTGATCTTCTCCATCCACTTCATGGGCATCAGCTCGGTGATGGGCTCGATCAACATCGTCGCGACGATTTTCAACATGCGTGCCCCGGGCATGACGCTGATGAAGATGCCGTTGTTCGTCTGGACCTGGCTGATCACGGCCTACCTCCTGATCGCAGTGATCCCGGTTTTTGCCGGTGCCGTGACCATGCTTCTGACGGACCGCTATTTCGGCACCAGCTTCTTCAACGCGGCTGGTGGTGGTGACCCGGTGATGTACCAGCACATCTTCTGGTTCTTCGGCCACCCCGAGGTGTACATCCTGATCCTGCCGGCGTTCGGCGTGATCTCACAGATCATCCCGACCTTCGCGCGCAAGCCGCTGTTTGGCTACAGCTCGATGGTGTACGCGACGGCCTCGATTGCGTTTCTCTCCTTCATCGTCTGGGCGCACCACATGTTCACCGTCGGTATGCCGCTGGCGGGGAACCTGTTCTTCATGTTTGCGACGATGATGATCGCGGTGCCAACCGGGGTGAAGGTCTTCAACTGGATCGCCACCATGTGGCGCGGCTCGATGACCTTTGAAACCCCGATGCTGTTCGCACTCGGTTTCGTGGTGATGTTCACCTTCGGCGGCTTCTCTGGCCTGATGATGGCGATCACCCCGGTCGACGTGCAGTACCACGACACCTATTTCATCGTCGCGCACTTCCACTACGTGCTCGTGCCCGGCGCGATCTACGCGATCATCGGCGCGGTCTACTACTGGATCCCGAAGTGGACAGGCAACATGTACGACGAGACGCTCGGCAAGTGGCACTTCTGGCTGTCGACGGTCTTTGTCAACCTGCTGTTCTTCCCGATGCACTTCGTTGGCTTGGCGGGCATGCCACGGCGCATACCCGACTACAACCTGCAGTTCGCTGACCTGAACGCGATTGCAAGCATCGGTGCCTTCGGGTTCGGCTTCTCCCAATTGCTGCTGCTCTACATCTGCATCAAGTGCGTCAAAGGGGGCGAGAAGGCCACCGACCAGGTCTGGGAGGGGGCCGAG
- the coxB gene encoding cytochrome c oxidase subunit II — MAQDPHPVPLNLPVGVTDISAEVYDLHMLIFYICCAIAVAVFGVMFYSIFYHRKSRGAKAANFHHSTAVEIVWTAIPLFILIAMAVPAAKTLIAMEDTSEADLTIKITGYQWKWHYEYMGEDVDFFSSLHPDHNRARQTGSGIDVNDLHWYLKEVDNELVLPVGRKVRFLHTAADVIHAWWVPDLAVKRDSIPGFINENWAIINEPGVYRGKCAELCGRDHGFMPVVVRAVPAEEFDAWLTEQKGEEAVQAAAQAAEDASEWDLDDLIARGKHVYDNNCVACHQGGGQGLPPTFPAITDSPVALGAIDDHIAIIKKGKAGTAMAAFGGVLSDSDIAAVVTFQRNGLGNSVGDIAQPVDVAVN, encoded by the coding sequence ATGGCGCAGGACCCGCACCCTGTGCCCCTGAACCTGCCTGTCGGGGTAACCGACATCAGTGCCGAGGTCTATGACCTGCACATGCTGATCTTCTACATCTGCTGCGCGATCGCGGTCGCGGTGTTCGGCGTGATGTTCTACTCCATCTTCTACCACCGGAAATCCCGTGGTGCGAAGGCCGCGAACTTCCACCACAGCACGGCGGTGGAGATCGTCTGGACCGCGATCCCGCTCTTCATCCTGATCGCGATGGCGGTGCCGGCGGCAAAAACGCTGATCGCCATGGAAGACACCTCCGAGGCCGACCTCACGATCAAGATCACCGGTTACCAGTGGAAGTGGCACTACGAGTACATGGGTGAAGATGTCGATTTCTTCTCCAGCCTCCACCCGGATCACAACCGGGCGCGTCAGACCGGCTCGGGCATCGATGTCAACGATCTTCACTGGTATCTGAAGGAGGTCGACAACGAGCTGGTGCTGCCGGTGGGCCGCAAGGTGCGTTTTCTGCATACCGCCGCAGACGTGATCCACGCCTGGTGGGTGCCGGACCTCGCGGTCAAGCGCGATTCCATCCCGGGTTTCATCAACGAGAACTGGGCCATCATCAACGAGCCCGGCGTCTACCGCGGCAAGTGCGCCGAACTGTGCGGGCGCGACCACGGTTTCATGCCGGTGGTGGTGCGCGCTGTGCCTGCCGAGGAATTCGACGCCTGGTTGACCGAGCAGAAAGGTGAGGAGGCCGTGCAGGCGGCGGCGCAAGCGGCGGAGGACGCCTCCGAATGGGACCTCGACGATCTGATCGCGCGCGGCAAGCACGTCTATGACAACAACTGCGTGGCGTGTCATCAGGGCGGCGGTCAAGGCCTGCCGCCGACCTTTCCGGCGATCACCGACAGTCCGGTGGCGCTCGGTGCGATCGACGACCACATCGCCATCATCAAGAAAGGCAAGGCCGGCACCGCGATGGCCGCCTTCGGGGGCGTGCTGAGCGACAGCGACATTGCGGCCGTGGTGACCTTTCAGCGCAACGGACTCGGCAACAGCGTGGGCGACATCGCCCAGCCTGTCGACGTTGCAGTGAACTGA
- a CDS encoding DUF2244 domain-containing protein, translating to MIANLPSDDAKRQIFVVKCTPSLSWRGNVLLALSVGFTGVVFGMGLALQGYWLVLPFAGLEALVVLLSLRVVWRRLERREVITVSEEIIRVEWGRNAPERAIEFNRHWTRLEYHLPDSPFETGLLRLRGQGRTAVLGSALGREEKKQLHATLAASLSPRLSQMQFSPA from the coding sequence ATGATTGCCAACTTGCCCAGTGACGACGCCAAGCGACAGATATTCGTCGTCAAGTGCACCCCCTCGCTGAGTTGGCGCGGGAATGTTCTGCTCGCGCTCTCGGTGGGGTTCACGGGCGTGGTGTTTGGAATGGGTCTGGCGCTACAGGGCTACTGGCTCGTGTTGCCGTTCGCCGGTCTCGAAGCGCTCGTGGTGTTGCTCTCCCTGCGGGTGGTGTGGCGCCGGTTGGAGAGACGTGAAGTCATCACGGTTTCCGAGGAGATCATCCGGGTGGAATGGGGCCGCAATGCGCCAGAGCGTGCGATCGAGTTCAACCGACACTGGACCCGCTTGGAGTACCATTTGCCCGACAGCCCGTTCGAAACCGGCCTGCTGCGGTTGCGCGGGCAGGGCAGGACGGCGGTGCTGGGCAGCGCCCTTGGGCGCGAAGAGAAAAAGCAACTGCACGCGACGCTGGCTGCGAGCCTGTCGCCGCGGCTCAGTCAGATGCAGTTCTCACCCGCCTGA